The Thalassotalea sp. LPB0316 nucleotide sequence GGATAATGTTCGCACTGAGCTCGATGCTATTAAGCCAGTTTTCATGTTAGCTGAATGGGACTCGCGTGATTTACACAAGAAAGCTTTTGATATGAGCTATGCATGGAAACTCCACGATACCCTGGAAGATGTTAACAAAGGGCATAAAGACGCCTCCGGTGTCTACCACTACTTTGCCCACACACTCAATGCTTGGCCGGATAACGCGATAAAAATGAACTTTGTCGATAACCATGACAAAAATTCATGGGAAAAAAGTATGTTCGATCGCATGGGGCCATATTTAGAGGCAAGTATCGTGCTTACTGTTACCGCTGAAGGTATGCCGCTTATCTATAGTGGTCAAGAAGCGGGGCTGGATCGCCCATTGGCATTTTTCGACAAAGATGAAATCAACTGGCAACCTCACCCAATCGGCGATTTATACAAAACCTTATTCAAGCTCAAACACGATAATCAAGCACTGTGGAATAGTCATTGGGGCGGTAAAATGATCCCAGTCCCTAACTCTGTGCCGACACAAGTGTTCTCATTTGCTCGGGTTAAAAATGACGACAAAGTATTTGTTGCGATTAATTTTTCCGGCGAGCCAGCACAAGTAACATTTAACGAAAATATTCAACTGGGCAAATACCAAGAATACTTTTCACAACAAATCATCAGCATAACAACAGATACTGAATTAACGATACCCGCCTATGGCTATCAAGTATTTGTTAAGTGACCCCTATGATTTGGCGGTACAAGCCGCCTGCGTTTTAAAAGGCTATTTATGAAAATTCCAGCAATGGGCTTTGGCACCTTTCGTCTCGAAGGCGATGTTGCCTATCAATCCGTGTTAACCGCATTACGCGCCGGCTATCGCCATATTGATACCGCGCAAATTTATGGCAATGAAGTAGAAGTCGGTAAAGCCATTGCCGATAGTGGTATAGCTCGAAGTGAGATATTTCTTACCACCAAAGTATGGAACGATAATCTTTCACAAGAAAAGTTTGTCACTAGTGTTAAAACGAGCTTAAACAAACTAGCATCCGATTATGTTGATTTGCTTTTAATCCACTGGCCTGCACCACCCAAAGGTACGAGTCTTTTAGATGCTACTCAATCACTCGTCAAAGCAAAAGAACAAGGCTTAACCCGTGCAATTGGTGTATCTAATTTTACTATCGCGCAACTTGAAGCAATTAAACCGGCGTTAACTGACACGCCCCTGTTAACTAACCAAGTTGAAGTGCACCCTTATTTAACTAATTTAAAGCTCAGAGCGTATTGCCAACAGCACAATATTACCGTTACTGGTTACATGCCTTTTGCTGTCGGTAAAGTGCTCAAAGATCCTGTGGTTACAAGTATTGCCAAAGCGCACAATTGCACCCCTGCACAGGCAATTATTGCGTGGACTCAAGCAAATCATTTGATCACGATTCCATCGTCAACTAAAGCGAAAAATATTGAAGCAAATTTAGCCGGATTATCAATTAAGTTAACCAGTACACAACTTGCAGCAATCGATCAACTTAACTGCAACGAGCGAATTGCAACGCCAGACTTTTCTCCTGAATGGGATTAAGACCAACCGATAATAGTACGCCTAGTACCATCAATTAGGCGCCTTTATCCCTGATTTTCCAGCCACTAGACACCAGCTAAATACCAGGCAAGATATTCACAACATCTATTTTAAAAATAAACAACAGTGATACCAATTAGACTAAATGCTTTAATCACAGGTCTGACAAGGTGCAGCTTTACACTGTCAAGTTTCACAAAATATTAACACTACATTTTAGCGGTTTGTTTAGAGTTTCTACACTATTGAATTGTTTGACAAGCCCATTTTTCCTCGTCAAATTTAAAAATGCACAAATTATAATCAATAAAAAGTATAAGGCGTTTACGCCAAGTAAATTACCTAAAAATAATAAATGGGCAGTAATTGAGTTTTTCCGCGTAAGTATATGTCACGAAAAAAAGTCACGATAAAACGCGTCATGGAAAATTAATTAGATGTCGCCTGTACACGAGGGGAGAGCTCAATGAAGAATAACCAATCCTTTACGCCGAGCAAAATAGCACTAAGTGTTGCGGCGATCTTAAGTTTTAATTCTCTAGCAAGTTACGCACAAGAAACACCTAATGCGGATGAAGAAAAAGGTTTAGAAACCATTACTGTTACCGCCCAAAAAAGGATCCAAAACTTACAGGAAGTCCCAATTGCCGTATCAGCTTTTTCTGGTGATGAAATGTCTGAATCGGTCATAAAAGACGTATATGATTTACAAACCAGTGTCCCTGCCCTCGGTGCTTTTCAAAGCCAAAGCGCAACGAACTCAAGCTTTTCAATTCGCGGGGTCGGCACCTCTTCACAAAACTTTGGTTTGGAATCGTCAGTCGGTTTGTATGTTGATGGTGTCTATCGCGCTCGACAAAACTCGATGATTAATAATTTAGTTGATGTCGAGGCAGTTGAAGTTTTACGTGGTCCGCAAGGAACATTATTTGGTAAAAATACACCGTCAGGTGCAATTTTAGTGAGAACAATTAAACCGAGCCATGATGGTGAAGACGGTTTTGTTGAAGCAACTGTCGGTAACTATGGTTTAGTTAACTTTTCTGGTGCCACTTCAATTTCTGCGATTGAAGATCTACTGGCTTTTCGCATCACCGCGTTTGGCAGTCAACGCGATGGTATTGTTAATGATATTAACTTAGGCGACAACAAACTCAACGACAGAGATCGCTGGGGCACTCGATTACAGGCACTTTATACACCGTCGGATGCGCTAGAAATTCGCTTTATTGCTGATTATTCAGAAATAGATGAAATTTGTTGCGCCGCTCCCGTCCAATTAAGTAACTTACAAGCGAAGGAAATACCAGGTAAATTTGGTAGTGATGCTGTATTACCGGCATTAGGCGGTACCGTATTTGCTGGTGGTGATGCCTTTTACGATAGAGAAGTCGCGCTGTCATTTTTACCCATTTCAACGATGGAAGACAAAGGACTATCGATGGAAATCAATTATGAAATCGATAGCAATTACGCAATCACGGCCATTTCTGCCTGGCGCAGCTTTGAGTCGTTTGACGACACCGATACCGACTTCACCGATGCTAATTTATTTGGCACAAAAAACGATGCCAAACAAAGCTCGTTTTCACAGGAAATTCGCCTCGATTATACCAGTGCAAACTTGAACTATATTCTTGGTCTTTATTACTTCCAGCAAGATTTAGACTTAGATTACAGCTTATACACCGACACCTTGTTCAACCCATTCTTTATGTCAAACTTCCAAGGTGCGTTAGATCCTTTACTAGCCGGTATCGATGGTATTAGTGCTTTAACCGGTGGCCTTATCGCACCTTCTGCCGATGCTGCGCCATTTGGTACTGGCTTTGATCACATTGCCAAGCAAGATCATGAAAGCTATGCAGTTTTCGGGCAGTTTGATTACAAGCTAACTGATGCCTTAACCCTTACAGCGGGTATTCGCTACACCGATGAAACCAAGGACTTATCAACAATATTTAGTGAAAACTTGCCCGGTGGCACGCCTTTTCCAACCTTTTTCTCATCGATTGGTGACCCGAGTGCGCCAGTACCAGGTACCTTAATATACGGCGCGGGCTTAGCAGGTGCACTACTGACAGCGGTAGGTGCCGGACAAATGAGTCCGTTAGACCCTACATTTTTAGCAGCCATTCAGCCATTTCAAACTCCGGGCTGGGGCTTTCAAGCATTAGGGGCAACAACAGCTAGCCGACCAGATATCAACGAAACATTAGAAGATGACCAAGTCACTGGTACGGTGAAACTCAGTTATCAAGTCGATCGCGATACCATGGTTTACGCTTCATATGGCACGGGCTACAAATCTGGTGGTACTAATACCGACCGTATTAGAGAAGGTTTTGAACCCATTTTTGATGCCGAAACATCATCGTCATTTGAGGTGGGTTTCAAGAAAGACTTTATCGAGCAGAATTTACGTATCAATGCTGCAGCTCATTACACCACAGTTGATGATTTCCAAGCTAACACCTTTACAGGGAACGGCTTTAATTTACAAAACGCAGGTGACTACGAAATATCAGGTTTTGAAATAGAATCTGCTTGGTACCCAACCGATAGTATCGAGGTAAACTTTGCCTACGCCTACGTTAACGCTGAATACAAGAGCTTTGAACGGGGTAATTGTTGGGTAGCTTACACATGGCATACCGGTATAATTGATCCGGGGCAAGAAAGCACAGATCCAGCTAATCCGAACCCTTACTGTAACCGCTCGGGCGATAGACCTGCGGGCGAACCAGAAAATCAATTAATGTTAAAGCTTAAAAAAGAGTTTTACATGAGTGATACCATTTTCTCTTACGTGCAAGTTGATTACAGCTACACCGGCGATATGGTGCTTGATGGCAGTAATGATCCTTATGCGATACAAGATAGCTACAACTTAGTGAATTTGCGTTGGTTCATGAACTTTGAAGAGTACGATACTGATGTGATCTTATGGGGTCGTAACGTATTTGATGAGGAGTACATCAATCGCACTAACTTCAATACGCCATTACAAGAAGGTAAGTTAAATGCTTATGTGTCAGAGCCTGTCACTTACGGCATCACCTTTAAAAAGCGGTTTTAGTCAGTAAAATCATATAATTAAACCACTGGTTTAGTTATCGACTTCAGGCATACTAACTAACCTGAACTCAAGTTAAGCAAACTAAAAACAAGACAATAGCTTCTCCAAGCTATTGTCTTTTTAACTCAATGGGAATTTACATGTCATTACAACAACTCTTATCCGAGCGTTTTTCAACTCGTGCGTTTACCGAGCAAGCCGTTGAGCAAGCAACACTCGAATCTATCTTTGAGCACGCTCAGCTTTCTCCGTCAAACTGTAATGTTCAACCATGGCAAGTTTATGTTGTTTCAGGCGAGAAGAAAGAGCAACTAAAACAAGCTTTCATGAAAGCACTAATGAGTGGTGCAAAACCAAGCCCAGAATTTGATTGGACACCTCAATACCAAGGCGTTCATCGCGAACGTCAGTTTGGTTCGGCCAATGCCCTTTACACATCAATGGGCATTGCACGCGAAGATAAACAAGCGCGACAAATGGCGATGGTTCGAAACTGGCAATTTTTCGATGCGCCACATGTTGCCTTTTTCACCATGGAAAAATACCTCAATATAATGGGCGCGGTCGATTTAGGGATTTATGCCCAAACGCTATCATTACTAATGCAAGAGCAAGGCATTGCTAGCTGTATGCAAGGTGCGCTAGGACAGTTTCCTGAGCCCGTAAAAACTTTACTCAATATTCCAGAGGAGCGCGGTATCTTATTTGGTATGTCTTTTGGCTATGCAGCCAAAGATGCACCGGCAAATAGAACGAGAACCGAGAGAGAATCATTAGCTAACGCTGTCTCGTTTTTTGACTAAATCACAAGAAAAGTGGGCGCTTATTACGCGTTCGAATACAGGTAAATTGATTAAGGAAAAGCATGACTTTTACCCACCAACACGTACACATCGACGATGTTGATATTCACTTTGTTGAAGCAGGCGAACAACATCAACAAACAATGGTATTCTTGCATGGTTTTCCCGAAAGCTGGCACACCTGGCAAAAACAACTTGATTACTTTTCAACGCAATACCGTGTTATTGCGCCTGATTTACCCGGTTATAATCAAAGTGATAAGCCCAGTAATATCAATTTCTACCAAATTCCTAACCTGATCAGTTTTTTTGCTAAATTCATCAATGCTATTAACCGACAACGAGAAGTGATCCTAGTCGCTCACGATTGGGGGGGCGCGATCGCATGGCCATTAGTCGCATTCTATCCTCAGCTCTTTTCTCAATTAGTCATTTTGAATGCCGCCCATCCAAGTACCTTCACCCGGGAAATGATCAACAACCCTACTCAACAACTCAAAAGCGAGTATATCCATCAACTCATCGCTAAAAATGCAGTAAAAAAACTCAGCGCGAATAACTTCGAATTTTTATTCAACAAGATCCTTTCCAGTATGCAGTCAAACGCGTTAACCGATGACCTTAAAGCGCAATATTTAGCCGTTTGGCAACAAGATGGTGCGATAAACGGCATGCTCCAATATTATCGGGCAATGCCACAACTAGCGCCATCAAGTCAGCAACAAGTGGCTAATGGCGGACCTGTGATGTCGACTAAAGA carries:
- a CDS encoding alpha-amylase family glycosyl hydrolase translates to MIKTLWNIPLVIAALWLSGCGDEQTKNNEQATMSVYQPKPYVEITHPQWTKNATIYEVNIRQFTPEGTFNAFAEHLPRLKEMGVDILWLMPIHPIGEKNRKGEKGSYYAVKDYMAVNPEFGSLADLKALVAKAHSMGMYVILDWVANHSAWDNPLTVSNPEWYTKDHNGNFQPTPWWDWSDIIDFDFQNPQMREYMTNALKYWVKEADIDGYRADVAGFIPLDFWDNVRTELDAIKPVFMLAEWDSRDLHKKAFDMSYAWKLHDTLEDVNKGHKDASGVYHYFAHTLNAWPDNAIKMNFVDNHDKNSWEKSMFDRMGPYLEASIVLTVTAEGMPLIYSGQEAGLDRPLAFFDKDEINWQPHPIGDLYKTLFKLKHDNQALWNSHWGGKMIPVPNSVPTQVFSFARVKNDDKVFVAINFSGEPAQVTFNENIQLGKYQEYFSQQIISITTDTELTIPAYGYQVFVK
- the dkgB gene encoding 2,5-didehydrogluconate reductase DkgB translates to MKIPAMGFGTFRLEGDVAYQSVLTALRAGYRHIDTAQIYGNEVEVGKAIADSGIARSEIFLTTKVWNDNLSQEKFVTSVKTSLNKLASDYVDLLLIHWPAPPKGTSLLDATQSLVKAKEQGLTRAIGVSNFTIAQLEAIKPALTDTPLLTNQVEVHPYLTNLKLRAYCQQHNITVTGYMPFAVGKVLKDPVVTSIAKAHNCTPAQAIIAWTQANHLITIPSSTKAKNIEANLAGLSIKLTSTQLAAIDQLNCNERIATPDFSPEWD
- a CDS encoding TonB-dependent receptor — protein: MKNNQSFTPSKIALSVAAILSFNSLASYAQETPNADEEKGLETITVTAQKRIQNLQEVPIAVSAFSGDEMSESVIKDVYDLQTSVPALGAFQSQSATNSSFSIRGVGTSSQNFGLESSVGLYVDGVYRARQNSMINNLVDVEAVEVLRGPQGTLFGKNTPSGAILVRTIKPSHDGEDGFVEATVGNYGLVNFSGATSISAIEDLLAFRITAFGSQRDGIVNDINLGDNKLNDRDRWGTRLQALYTPSDALEIRFIADYSEIDEICCAAPVQLSNLQAKEIPGKFGSDAVLPALGGTVFAGGDAFYDREVALSFLPISTMEDKGLSMEINYEIDSNYAITAISAWRSFESFDDTDTDFTDANLFGTKNDAKQSSFSQEIRLDYTSANLNYILGLYYFQQDLDLDYSLYTDTLFNPFFMSNFQGALDPLLAGIDGISALTGGLIAPSADAAPFGTGFDHIAKQDHESYAVFGQFDYKLTDALTLTAGIRYTDETKDLSTIFSENLPGGTPFPTFFSSIGDPSAPVPGTLIYGAGLAGALLTAVGAGQMSPLDPTFLAAIQPFQTPGWGFQALGATTASRPDINETLEDDQVTGTVKLSYQVDRDTMVYASYGTGYKSGGTNTDRIREGFEPIFDAETSSSFEVGFKKDFIEQNLRINAAAHYTTVDDFQANTFTGNGFNLQNAGDYEISGFEIESAWYPTDSIEVNFAYAYVNAEYKSFERGNCWVAYTWHTGIIDPGQESTDPANPNPYCNRSGDRPAGEPENQLMLKLKKEFYMSDTIFSYVQVDYSYTGDMVLDGSNDPYAIQDSYNLVNLRWFMNFEEYDTDVILWGRNVFDEEYINRTNFNTPLQEGKLNAYVSEPVTYGITFKKRF
- a CDS encoding nitroreductase family protein, whose translation is MSLQQLLSERFSTRAFTEQAVEQATLESIFEHAQLSPSNCNVQPWQVYVVSGEKKEQLKQAFMKALMSGAKPSPEFDWTPQYQGVHRERQFGSANALYTSMGIAREDKQARQMAMVRNWQFFDAPHVAFFTMEKYLNIMGAVDLGIYAQTLSLLMQEQGIASCMQGALGQFPEPVKTLLNIPEERGILFGMSFGYAAKDAPANRTRTERESLANAVSFFD
- a CDS encoding alpha/beta fold hydrolase — protein: MTFTHQHVHIDDVDIHFVEAGEQHQQTMVFLHGFPESWHTWQKQLDYFSTQYRVIAPDLPGYNQSDKPSNINFYQIPNLISFFAKFINAINRQREVILVAHDWGGAIAWPLVAFYPQLFSQLVILNAAHPSTFTREMINNPTQQLKSEYIHQLIAKNAVKKLSANNFEFLFNKILSSMQSNALTDDLKAQYLAVWQQDGAINGMLQYYRAMPQLAPSSQQQVANGGPVMSTKEMNIPKINIQRPTLVLWGVQDQAFVPECVDGLDAYIDELTLVKFDQASHWLHHEQSDAVNQAIENFLS